In Canis lupus familiaris isolate Mischka breed German Shepherd chromosome 15, alternate assembly UU_Cfam_GSD_1.0, whole genome shotgun sequence, the genomic stretch cctccccttccaccacccctagttcgtttcccagagttaggaatctctcatggtttgtctccctctctaatttttcccactcattttcttctcctttcccctataatccctttcactattttttatattccccataaaagtgaaacaatataatgtttgtccttctccaattgacttatttcactcagcataacaccctccagttccaaccatgtcgaagcaaatggtgggtatttgtcatttctaatggctgaggaatattccacagtatacatagaccacagcttctttatccagtcatcagtggatggacactgaggctccttccacagtttggctattgtggacattgctgctgtgaacattggggtgcaggtgtcccaattttTGCAGCATCTTAagatgtcctagcctcagcaatcagacaacaaaaagaaataaaaggcatccaaattagcaaagaagtcaaactctcccttttcgcagatgacatgatactctcacatcgaaaacccaaaagactccaccccaagattgctagaactcctacagcaatttggcaggGTGGCATAATACAAACTCactgcccagaagtcagtggcatttctatacactgacaatgagactgaagaaagagacattaaggagtcaatcccatttacaattgtacccgaaaacataggatacctaggaataaacctaaccaaataggtaaagTTTTAGGTATAAAAACTACAGAACCTTCTGAAAGGTattgaggaagagacaaagagatggaaaaatattccatgctcatggattggaagaattaatattgtgaaaatgtccaagctccccagggcaatttacatgttcaatgcaatccctatcaaaataccatggagtttcttctGAGAGTTGGAACAactcatcttaagatttgtgtggaatcagaaaagaccccaaatagccaggggagtattgaaaaagaaaaccagagccacgagcatcacaatgccagatttcaggttgtcctacaaaACCAtggtcctctcctctctctctctctctctctctctctctctctctctctctctcactccctccctctctctcaggcacacacattctctttcttctctcccattAACCTGTCCCACTCACTCCTCTCTTCCACTTCTTCCCCAGGGAGATCAATTCCTTAGAGGAAGAATATCTCCGCCAACAAGACTTCTTGGATATTATTCAGACCTCTGTGTCCTACTAATCAAACCACTGGAGGAGATATACACAAAGATAGGCAGGATTAGATAGGATTAGATGCACGCACAGAGACACACGAACAGTGAGCATGCTGGGAGCTATGAATCCTATTCAGGAGGGACATATAAATTCTTCAAAACGACCGGCAGGAAAGACAAATTTCATTTGGCTCAGAATACAAAAGGAAGCAAGTCTCTTGGGCCACAAACACTGCTCTCCACTCATGAATGGGCCTTTTTGATTGTTAAATGAGGATGTTCTTGTGGCTGAGGCTTCCCTTACATCTTCCCCTTGGAGCCAGAAACCCCATCCAGCATGTAAGGCAAGTCTGGAGCATCAGGGCGTCCCTGCCCCTGTATACCTCCTGCTGTCCATACTAAGAGCCTGTGGTTCTTCTGTAAACCCCCCAGTCTTTGTTCCTTTGTGCTTTGTAGGAACGAGGTCTTAGGTCCTGCAGTTCTCTTTTCCTACCATACTTGTGTCTGGGGTAATCTATTCACACGAAGGATTCACTCTAATATCAGAGTTCCCACTGTACAACTCGCTTAGGGAACACGGGGCTCAAATGTCTTGGATGTTTTGAGAGGCCATTAAATCCTCGGTTAGAATGAAGCCTGAGTCCTGCTTTGTTTCTAATATTGATTAGTAGTTTGGGTTGACAAATATCCTCCAACCAGGGCAGCTAAAGCAGgatgttcttatttttcagagTTCTTGCTAAGTGGCAAGTGGAAAATGGAAGCCAAGAAAGTCCTCAGCAAAGTCCCTTGTTCTTTGGCTTTACCGAATTTACCAAATGACCAAATTTAcaaattaaccttaaaaatataaatatgtaaatgaaaaagaattccTGCACTTCTCTGGGCAAGTGGCTTAAATGTCGAGCAAGTAATTGCGGTTACAGATCCGGCTTCCTTAGCAGTTCGCACAAAGACTGTCCACGCTCcttgtccttcctcctctctccagctGCTCATTTGTTGTATCACTTCAGGtgaataaaagatgaaagaaatgaatttaggTTCACCCTTTGAGCTACTAATGATGTACTTTGGAGGCGGAGGAAGCAGGAATGGATGCAGAGAGATTTCAAATTGTCTGTGGAGCCCATTTATCCCTTTTCCTGATCCTCTATTCCACAGGCAACTAAAATTTCAGTGCAGCACAAATGTCAAAATGTCCTGGACATCGTGAAGTCAGCCGACCAGGAGGGAGTTAAGACTTATGAGGTCTGGTTCCAAGTCAAAAACCATGAATTGgaattatattcctttttctttctttctttctttctttctttctttctttctttctttctttctttcttttctttctttctttctttctttctttctttctttttttctttttctttttcttttcctttttttttttttgtcctggcCTGTGAGTAGAGTAAATCAGTTCATGTCTCATGTCTCTGCCTACTgtcttaaaaagccaaaaatatctCATTCGTGTCAAATAAAGTTGGCAATCATGCTGCTACCCTTACTACATAGATTTATCTAACTTAATATGAGctcaaataaatattgttttcaggACAACGTATAATTGGGTGTGTGCTATGAAACACACAGTTCAAGACACTAATGCAGGTGGTAGTCTTGATTGCTTATAGAAGTCATAAATTCCAGAAGGGGAGAAATCTTATCTTTCATGCTTACCATTGTACCTCAGGACTTAGCtaggaatataatagtgaaaaacatttgttaaatgcccaaatggaaaaagtaaatgataatgtgctataatttatttttttatttatttattttttattggagttcaatttgccaacatatagcataacatccagtgctcatcccatcaagtgcccccctcagttcaggtcaactttttttttcttttaagccaaATAACTATATTTTCTGACCAAAAATGACAGCATGTGGTCTGGCAAATACAGGTATGGTTTGGGaagtatatttgaaattataactCTCCTAGAAATTTTTATCTATATGGTCATAATTATAGTCCATTGAACTAACTTACTTGACAAAATTTAGATTTTCATAAAAGTCATGTTTATTACAGAGTCTTTTTCATCATTCTAAAAATGTTGTTAATCAATACAAATATCCAAAGTTACCTtggcaataaaatatttactctcagtTTGCTCCAGGTTTGATTAAATActgagaagcaggcctcatgctcCCTGAAGATTATATAAATGGCATAGGATGCAATTTTGTAAGTATCTTAACAgtaacattaataaataatatggtAAATTATCCTACTTCCATAGTCAATGTgttactaaatttaaaatattggtgGTGTTTTTACCTAGCGAAATTAGGATATGGAAATAGGCCTGgacatggggcatctgggtggctcagtcagttaggaagccaactcttgactttggctcaggtcatgatctcggagtcgtGAGATctaaccctgtgttgggctctctgctaaGCATGGAACCtgtctgagattctttctctccttctgccccttctcccactcatgcttgacaaatatataaatttttaaaaataaaaataaagaaataagcctGGACCAATAGTTCTATAGAAAGGTTGTTAGCAACATCCAAATTTATACTCACATCTCCATTCCTAATTCAGCCAATATGAGGAAGATCCTTCTGGCATATCCTAAGGTGACCTTtctaattcattatttaatttagataaaagcaaaatgatgaaTGTAAAGTTATAGTGTTTAAAGCTTAATTCCTagtaaaaggaaggaggaggaggaggaggaacattGCTTTGTATACCAGAAAAAATGGACATAACTAGCTGCAAGTTACTTCAAGAACCTAGCCATGATGTAGAAAAGTGCAGCTAAGGAGGAAACAAGCCAGGGGAAAAAATGGCATCCAAAAAATCTTGTATAGGGGAGATAGCTTCAATCTGTTATTTAAGCCCTCCCCCCCACTATCACCATAATGGAAAAGGAATGAGACTTATTCTATATAGCTTCAGCGAAGGAGAGTCCCAGATCAGTACAAAGAAGTAATAAAGAAGACAGATTTTGCTCAACATAAAGCGCTTTGAGGGAATCAAAGCTTCTCGAGAGGGAACGAGCTAGATTGTTCTACAAATCCAGATGCCACCTAGCAGAATATGACCTAGAGGGGGCTACACAAATGATTTGCTCTTACAAAATCCCAGTGTTGCTAGAGTACCTCCTTCAGGGCAGAAAAGCAAGAAGGCTCGAGACTCCCACCACACAGTTCCACTCACCTGCTTGTCACTGGACTTCTGTATATGACGCTCCAGGAAGACAATTCATTGCTTCAGATTTATATTCAGTTTTGTTTCAAAGTAAAGAGATATATCCAAAATGTATGCTTACATGTAAGGATATCCAAGAGGCAATGAtgttaacatgaaaaaaaatgagacattaCTGAGACTCAGGGTTATGGGAATATTTGAAATGGAGTGAGTTTTGCTCCAAACCAATCTCTAAGTGGGCCAGTGTATCTAGGAGTTAATGGTTTTGCATATTTAAGTAAATCCCTTAaatttctctgaacttcagtttttttaTCTGGAAAAGGGAAATGAAGCACATTTCCTTACAGCTCAAGGGTCATTTggaagatcaaatgagatcatgtaaagtaaaaatactttgttcATTTACAAGTGAATTGTTAGCAAAACCTACTAATGCTCATCATTATTCACTCATTGGTTATCTCTGCTTCTCTAACAGCTTTGGAATCCCAGAACACAACAATGCGTTTTGTGTCCGAGTTTGTCCTCCTGGGTTTCCCTGGTCAAAGGGAGATGCAgaactttttcttctcattcatcCTGGTGATCTATCTCCTTCACCCTGCTGGGGAATGGGATTATTGTCTGCATAGTGAAATGGGACAAGCAGCTTCACACACCCATGTACATCTTCTTGGGAAACTTTGCCTTCCTAGAGATCTGGTACACCTCCTCCACTGTCCCAAGTATGCTGGTCAACATCCTTTCCGAGACCAAGACCATCTCCTTCACTGGGTGCTTCCTTcaattctacttctttttctcacTGGGTACAACAGAGTGTTTCTTCTTATCAGTCATGGCTTATGATCGGTACCTCGCCATCTGTCGCCCACTCCATTACCCCTCCATCATGACTGGGAAGCTCTGTGTGGCCCTGGTCTGTGTTTGCTGGGTGAGTGGATTTCTCTGCTATCCAGTCCCCATTGTCCTCATCTCCCAACTTCCATTCTGTGGACCCAACATCATTGATCACTTTGTGTGTGACCCAGGCCCACTGTTCGCACTGGCCTGCATCCCTGCTCCTTCCACTGAGCTTCTCTGTTACACCTTCAATTCACTGATTATCTTCGGGCCCTTCCTCTTCATCCTGGGATCTTACACCCTGGTTCTCAGAGCTGTGCTTCGCATTCCTTCTGGTGCAGGTCGAACTAAAGCATTCTCCACGTGTGGGTCCCATCTAATGGTGGTGTCTCTATTCTATGGAACCCTTATGGTGATGTATGTGAGCCCGACATCAGGGAATCCGACGGGAATGCAAAAGATCATCACTCTGGTATACTCGGCAGTGACTCCACTCTTAAACCCCCTTATCTATAGTCTCCGAAACAAAGACATGAAAGATGCCCTAAAGAAAGTCCTAGGATTAAGAAGTAACCAAAACTGAAACATCtttagagggcattatgctaagcaaaatcagtcagagaaagacaagtaacatatgatttcactcatacgtgaaatttaagaaacaaaacgtgAACAtaggagaggggaaggaaaaataaaataagataaaaacagagaggggggcaaaccataagagactcttaagtatagaaaacaaactgagggatgCTGGAAGAGAGGTGCATGGGGGGATGGGGTTATGgagtgacaggcattaaggagggcacttgatgtaaagagcactgggtgttaatacatgcatgcaactgatgaatcactaaattctacccctgaaactaataatacactttaagttaactaaattgaatttaaataaaaaaaatttttaaaaagaaagagaagcagaatgtGTCACTCCGaccttgattatttatttaaaaaacaatagagaatGGCTTCAGTAAGTCGTGTTATTGCTCATACTTAAGTAGAGgaagatatttgttttttcatagtCCCTTAGCAATTCAAGTTCAGCTCATCAATGAAACatgctaaataaaacattttaaacatggGTTACCTTGCTAAGtaattatattttgttgttttatatatattttttgtctatgATGTATCTTCACTGTTTTAATCTTAGCtggtggaaaaaatgaaattcatgtgTACCTGGAGCTTTTCAATAGAGGGTGCAATCttccaaatttggaaaattaaatattcttaaagGCAATGGACCAAAATGCCaccaaaaattaaacaaataaacccACCCAGTAATggacttttttattgtttaaagctGTCTTTCACACTGAAAACAGAGTATCTTCATCCTTCTATCACTTAAAGTACAAATTCTCCTGCCATTCAAAGCCCTCATTCTCTAGACTGCTCCATCCAGCCTTCTAAGCCCTGCACTTCACAATAATCATCTATACGTTCTCCCAGTTGGGCATCTTCGCTCATAATGTTTTCCCAAATCAATTGTAACAATGCCACTTGTGATGTGGAATAACAATGTCCTAAACGTACTTTTATGCCTCTCAGAAACCTACAGGGCAAAGTCTCAGTTGGAAAAGTATTAAGAGAAAATTATACCAGGAACAAATCCATCTTTGTGCCCATGCTGGAACAGGAAATCCACTAGCTGAGGGGCCAATCTActtaaaatgaaagcatttccttttatttttttttttaaatttattttatgatagtcacagagagagagagagagagagagagaggcagagacacaggcagagggagaagcaggctccatgcatcgggagcctgatatgggattcgatcccgggtctccaggatcgtgccctgggccaaaggcaggcgccaaaccgctgcgccacccagggatcccaagcatttCCTTTTAGTTATGACCATATTGGAAATGAAATTAGGCGTACCAAGAAGATAGCCTTGCTGGTGGTGCTAGGTGATTAAATACTCTCCTACAGCATTTCTTAAACCTTTTCACCACCAAAGAATGTTTGGCAACAATGGTCAGAGAACATGGGGCATTTGGGGACAGTATTCCTTTTAAAGACaaagttttatcttaaaaataatcacaaattatACTTTCTGTGCCACTGTATGCATTTGGTATACTACAAAATTATCTTTATCTTCTCTGAGTAAAACTCTTTCTGGAAGACATTTAATTAGGGGCTGTGTGTATCCCATGGCACAGAATCACATACTTGTTTGAGAAACACAAACTTAAAGAGATTATGGGGTCCCCAGGGAGTCAGTGAAGCACATTATCTACTAATCACTATGGGCCAACTTGTCAGAAATATTAGTGAAACCCCcagacaggaaggaagaaggtCCCTAGGGAAGGAATGGAAAGTTATAGGATCATACGTGAGCATTCTCAACAATGGCTAAACAGACACATAAGTTAAAACCAGCGCACAGCTTTAGCACACTCTGTTGGAAATCAGCCACTAGAATCTTATGGTGCAAGGgatgtgaaataaattaatacatgaaGCTCGCACACATTAAGCTTCCACATTAAGGATTAAGGGCAgtgaaggagagaatctttgtgACCTCCCTATGGCTCTCCCCAGGATGACCTAAGAAAACTTCCTATATAGGAAACATCATCTACGATGGGCATTGCTGCTATTATGCACCACAGGTGGGCCTATGCAACTatacatttgttcattcaatatGGTCAAGAGATTGAGTATCAAGGAATACTGGTCACTCACATCtcgaaagcaaaaacaaaactctcagaGTATTTAGATTACCCTGGAACTTACACTCCCCCGAAATGAGTGCACTAAGTGGTGCCAAAGTCATCCACAGATCTTCCTCTTCTCAGGAAGCAGCTGGGGCACCAGGAACGGTATGACTTTCATAGATATTTTGaacaaaacagtatggaactAGCTCCATCCATTGGTgctgaaaccaaaagaaaacagggatttgttttgtatgttttgtgtTGGTCTCCTCTCTCAGCTATCACCTCTTTGTCCATCCCATTACTCATCTCCGCCTTCAGGAGAGgtggcattaaaaaagaaattttaagggtaAAATCAAATCAGTGTGTATAACGAGTAAGATTCAGATAAGATTTAACAGTGAATATGTTAGAAACAGCTTCTTATAATCATATTGAAAAGTATTTGTGAAATTCATTTACCACACTTGCCCTGTAGCTAATAGTTGTTCtgtgaggtcttttttttttttttttttttttttttaatgtcagagtGGTTGATAGCTCAAATACATGGATTCTTGTGTATATTGATTTGTGAATCTGATTCAAgtcattgttgctgttgttctaGGTGGTAAGTGGCTGCTCCCTGCATCActgctttcttgtctttttgagaaaAGAGGTCTCTTGCTTGGAAAGCATAGAGTTCCCATAGGGGGGGAACCATTTGTTTCTCACAAAATGATCTATTCTATGAAACCCTGAACCAAAATGATGATCAATGCAGGTTAGCTTACTTCTTCATAATCATCCTGGTTCAAAagattataaagaatttatccccatcttttaatatctttcttttggtttcttgtCCATAAGACTACAACCTTCTTGGATTTAACCAGTCCAATAGGAAGGTTATGTTTGCTTCTAGATGAATAGGTTCATATTTCATGTTAGGCATTATTCATTTAGTGAAAATGTAACTGTTGCttcattataaatacatttatgttgCTTAATATAACATCACTGAATAGAAGGATTTTTTCTATTAGATTATGTTCAGGGAGGACTATGAATATCCTATATACACCACTTctatcaaaactatttttaaggaaaactgtCCTCTTATCAAAGT encodes the following:
- the OR11H6 gene encoding LOW QUALITY PROTEIN: olfactory receptor 11H6 isoform X1 (The sequence of the model RefSeq protein was modified relative to this genomic sequence to represent the inferred CDS: deleted 1 base in 1 codon) — protein: MLIIIHSLVISASLTALESQNTTMRFVSEFVLLGFPGQREMQNFFFSFILVIYLLTLLGNGIIVCIVKWDKQLHTPMYIFLGNFAFLEIWYTSSTVPSMLVNILSETKTISFTGCFLQFYFFFSLGTTECFFLSVMAYDRYLAICRPLHYPSIMTGKLCVALVCVCWVSGFLCYPVPIVLISQLPFCGPNIIDHFVCDPGPLFALACIPAPSTELLCYTFNSLIIFGPFLFILGSYTLVLRAVLRIPSGAGRTKAFSTCGSHLMVVSLFYGTLMVMYVSPTSGNPTGMQKIITLVYSAVTPLLNPLIYSLRNKDMKDALKKVLGLRSNQN